A part of Propioniciclava coleopterorum genomic DNA contains:
- a CDS encoding PRD domain-containing protein, giving the protein MFSQIFDIIEAEYGGPLERESMNVARFVTHLRYFFVRAHTGAQLADDTSTLLAAIRVAHPRADRCARRVRDVLEMRLDQPITEEETAYLTLHIARLSQPGRLT; this is encoded by the coding sequence GTGTTCTCCCAGATCTTCGACATCATCGAGGCGGAGTACGGAGGCCCCCTGGAGCGGGAGTCGATGAACGTCGCCCGCTTCGTCACCCACCTGCGGTACTTCTTCGTGCGCGCCCACACCGGCGCGCAGCTCGCCGACGACACCAGCACGCTGCTGGCGGCGATCCGGGTGGCGCATCCGCGCGCCGACCGGTGCGCCCGGCGCGTCCGCGACGTCCTCGAGATGCGGCTCGACCAGCCCATCACCGAGGAGGAGACCGCCTACCTGACCCTGCACATCGCCCGGCTGAGCCAGCCCGGGCGGCTCACCTGA
- a CDS encoding CAT RNA binding domain-containing protein: MHVLRVFNTNVVLARDPDGREVVLTGRGLGFQTGPGQPVDESKVVRVFVPDDGRNADNFGAMLASIAPEHVQVVDRALAPVWAELRREPSSTTVLALADHLSFAIKRRQRGIDGVFPLRAEVAHLYPRELHWGESIVTAINDELGVDLPLEEAVPVALHLVNASFNSGNLALTYRMTGCSPRSSTSSRRSTEAPWSGSR, translated from the coding sequence GTGCACGTCCTGCGGGTGTTCAACACCAACGTGGTGCTGGCGCGCGACCCCGACGGCCGCGAGGTCGTCCTGACCGGGCGCGGGCTCGGCTTCCAGACAGGACCGGGACAACCGGTCGACGAGTCGAAGGTGGTGCGCGTCTTCGTCCCCGACGACGGCCGCAACGCCGACAACTTCGGCGCCATGCTCGCCAGCATCGCGCCCGAGCACGTGCAGGTCGTGGACCGCGCCCTGGCGCCGGTGTGGGCCGAACTGCGGCGCGAGCCCTCCTCGACCACCGTGCTCGCCCTGGCCGACCACCTCTCCTTCGCGATCAAGCGGCGGCAGCGCGGCATCGACGGGGTGTTCCCGCTGCGCGCCGAGGTCGCCCACCTGTATCCCCGCGAACTTCACTGGGGCGAGAGCATCGTGACCGCCATCAACGACGAGCTCGGCGTCGACCTGCCGCTGGAGGAGGCGGTGCCGGTCGCCCTGCACCTGGTGAACGCCTCCTTCAACTCCGGCAACCTCGCCCTGACCTACCGGATGACGGGGTGTTCTCCCAGATCTTCGACATCATCGAGGCGGAGTACGGAGGCCCCCTGGAGCGGGAGTCGATGA